The stretch of DNA GTCGGAGTCGGCCCCGAGGAACCACGGATCGATCGGGAGGCAGTGGCCGCCTACGCCGGGCCCCGGTTGCAGGATGTCGACACGCGGGTGCGCGTTGGCCATCTCGATCGCCTCCCGTGAATCGATCCCGTAGTCGTGTGCGATCCGGGCGATCTCGTTCGCCAGTGCGATCTCGACGTCGCGGGCGGTGTTCTGGATCAGTTTCACGAACTCCGCCGTCGTCGGGCCCTCGGTCGAGCGGATCGCACCGTCCACGAACGACTCGTAGAGCCTGACCGCCGCGGTCGCGGAGCGGGCGTCGACGCCGCCGACGATCCGGTCGTTCTCCCGGAGTTCGGCGATGACGTCTCCCGGGAGCACGGTCTCCGGACAGTGCGCCAGTCCGAAATCGCGCCCGGCTGCCAGTCCGGACTCCGACTCGATGACGGGCTTCAGGTGTCTCTCGGTGGTTCCCGGCGGGACGGTCGATTCGAGGATCACGGTGTCCCCCTCCCGGAGGACTGTACCGACTGTCCGCCCGGCGGCGGTGACGTAGTCGAGATTCGCCTCCCGTCGGTCCTCGTCGAACGGTGTCGGCACGCAGATCACGTGGTAGGCCGCGGCCGCGACATCGTCGACGATCCGCAACCGTCCCGACTCGACCGCCCGCGCGACGAAGGCCTCGAGTCCCGGTTCGTCGAGGCTGACGTCGCCGTCTCTGAGTTCCCGGGTCAGGACCGGATCCGTGTCGTAGCCGTACACGTCGTGGCCGTGCGTCGCCAGCATCGCGGCGGTCGGTAACCCGACGTATCCTAACCCGTGGACGCAGACCGAACTCATCGCGCGACCTCCCGGGACTTGGTTTCCAGCGGCAGCGACTGCAGGATCCGTTCGGCGGCGTCACCGTCTCCGAAGGGGTTCTCCCAGTCGTCGCCTCGCAACAGCATCTCCGTCGCGCTCGCGACGATCTGGCCGGGATCGCACGAACTGAGGCGGTTCGCTCCGACGTCGATAGTCTCGGGCCGTTCGGTGTTGTCCCGCATCGTCACGCACGGGGTGCCCAGGATACACGCTTCCTCCTGAACGCCCCCCGAATCTGTCAGGATCAACTCCGCTGTCGAAGCGAGCCGCAGGAAATCGAGGTACTCCAGCGGCTCTACCGCCCGTATCGGATCGGGGACCTCGATTCCGAACGTCTCGATTCGGTCGCGTGCGCGGGGGTGGACCGGATAGATCACGTCGGCGTCGTGTGCCTCGGCCGCCCGCTCGACGCCTGCCAGTAGGTCTCTGAACCGGGCCTCGTCGTCGACGTTTTCCTGTCTGTGCGCCGTCATCACGAAGAAGTCGCGGTTCTCGATTCGGAGGTCCGCGAGGACGGTGCTCTTCCGTCGGGCGATCTCCCTGTTCCGGAAGAGGGCGTCGACCACGGTGTTCCCGGTGACGGTGATTCGGCGTTCGGAGAGGCCCTCGTCCAGGAGGTACTTCTTGCTCTGCTCGGTCGGCGCGAACAGGTGGTCCGAGACGTGGTCGGCGATGACCCGGTTGGTCTCCTCCGGCATCGATCGGTCGAAACTCCGCAGGCCCGCTTCGACGTGGCCCAACTCCGCGTCCATCTTGCTGGCGGCGAGCGCGCCGGCCAGGACGCTGTTCGTATCGCCCTGGACCAGGACCACCTCCGGGGCAGTCTCCGCGAGCGCCCGCTCGACGCCGATCAGCATCTCGCCGGTCTGCTCGCCGTGCGACGACGAGCCAACGCCGAGGTCGTAGTCTGGCTCCGGCAGTTCGAGTTGGTCGAAGAAGACCGAATCGAGGCTGTCCGAGTAGTGCTGTCCGGTGTGGACGATCGAGTAGTCGACCTCCAGGCGGTGACACGCCTGAACGACCGGGGCGAGTTTGATGATCTCCGGTCTCGTTCCCAAGACGAACGTGACGTCGGTCATTGTGAACCCTCCTCCGCCGACGCGGCCGTGGTTCCGCCGTCCTGGTATACCTCGAGGCCAGAGGACACGTGTGGAAGGTCCTCGGTTGTCTCGTCCGCGACCTCCCGTCTCGAGTAGTCGACCTTCCGGACGAGCCCCTCGTTTTCCGAGACGTCGAACCACAGTCCGAGCACGATCAGTAGCCCGCCGAGCGTGCCGACGGCGACCGACACCATCCCGCCGAGGAACGAGTCCACCGCGGGCGAAGACAGCGCGTGCAGTCCACCGGCGACGCCGGCGAGCGTCACGACCGCGCCGAGCACGTAACAGGCGATCAGCGGGTGGAACATCCGGAGGACGTACGATCGGGTGAGTCGCTCGACGAAGTTCCGGCCCAGGAGGAAAGAGACCCGCGGGATGAACGTCCAGTAGTTGATGCCGCTTTGCTCGTCCGCGTAGACGGCCGGGTGTGAGACGTCTGCGATCGGTTCCCTGTTGACGTTGAGCGCGAAGAGCACGTGGTTCAGGAACCCGTACCGATCGTAGAGACGTTCGAAGCCGATGGTCCGCAACCCCTCGTTCGATATCGCCGTGAAACCGTTCTGTGGATCGGACAGCTCCCAGTAGCCGCTGGCGATTCGCGTCAAGAGGGTGAGCGAGACGTTTCCGAAGAGCCGCCAGTTCGACATCGAGGCGTAGTCCTCGCGCGAGGACAGCCGGTTTCCCTTCGAGTAGGTGACGTCACCGCTCGTGACGGGCGCGAGGATTCGATCGAGGTGGGCCGGGTCCATCTGGCCGTCCCCGTCCATCACGGCAGCCACGTCTATCCCGTCTTCGAGCGCGCACGCGTAGCCAGTCTTCACGGCCGCCCCCGCGCCCCGGTTGCGCTCGTGTTGTACGGTGACGACGCGCGCTGCAGCATCCCTCTCATCACCGCCGACGGCGCTGGGCCCGGCCTCGGAGTTGATACGGCGGGCCGACTCTCGTACTTCCTCCCAGGTGCTGTCGGTCGAGGCGTCGTCGACGGCGTAAATACGGTCGACGTACGTGGGCATCGTCTCGAGTACGTCACCCACCTGACCGGCTTCGTTGTACGCGGGGACGACGACGCCGATAGTCTGTCCGTCGTACATCGTCAACTCGCGACCTCGTTCGGCGTCGCGAGTCTCCCCGACGTCCAGTTCGCGAAGCGGGGTCGGTACGGGCGAACGGTCTCGGTACTGAATCGGTGCATATAGGATCCTCCATAGGTTCCCGACGCGCGCGGTTCGATCACCGCCAACACGGCGGGGCGTATCCGTACAACCGCTCTATGTGGGTTTTGTTATACACTGCCTCAGTGACCGCCCGGGGACGGAGTCGCACGTCGGCTCCGGTGGTCGGAGTTATCGAACCGAGAGACCACTGACACGATATTCGGCGGTTTCAGGCGCATTAGCCGATCGATCTTCGGTTAACAGGACACTTACTCAGCGGATCGAAAGCCTCGGCCAGCGGGTCCTCACACCCTTACAGATTCACGTATTGGTCTTCCCACTCTCGCCGGGACCTGAGGCTTTCGGTCCCCTTCTCCGTGATCTCGTACACGTTCGTCCGACGGTCGCTCTGTCCCTTTTCGACGTATCCCTTGTTCACGAGCGTATCCAGGTTCGGGTACAATCGCCCGTGCGTGATCTCGCCGATCACCTCCTGCAGTTCCGTTTTGATCTCCTGACCCGATGGACTGGACAGTCCCACGATCACGTAGAGCAGGTCCCGTTGAAAACTGGTGAGCTCGAAAAGCGGTTCGGACATATTCCTGTGCTCCGCCCGTGAGTGTTTTGTTATACGGAACTAAACGCCCGACCGGTAGTACATATCCAGCCCTTTGTGATCGACGTCGCAGAACAGACGCTCCCACGGTTAAAAACAGTGGTCGGCGGAGACATTCGGACGCCGGTTGTCTATCTATTAGCTACGTATTTACCGGCGTCCGGTCCGTACAGCTGCTCTCGTCTCTAACGACGGGGAGACGATACCAACGACATCGATTCTGACAGCGGCCGGTCGGCAACGACGTTGATATCGGCAGCCGCCGGTCTGGAGGGAGACAACCTCCCGAACCGACGGCGATGCCAGGATCGTCGCGTCACATAGAGATCCGAGGAAGTCGTCTCGACGGCCGCGAGATCGGAGTAGTCTAATACTAACTAACCCCAGGTGACTAGTCAGACCGAGTATGTGGCCTTGGGAACACGCACTCTTCGCATACGTGTGTTACTCGCTGTATCTCAGGGGACGCTATCGATCCCGACCCGCCGATTGGCCGGTCGTCGCGCTCGCGGTGGGATCCGCCTTTCCGGATCTGGTCGACAAGCCGCTCGCGTGGCAGTTCGGGTTTTTCGAGAGCGGATACGCGGTCGCACATTCGGTGTTCGTGGCCGTTCCGGCTTCTCTCGTCCTCGTCGCGGTCGCGAGACGATACCGACGTGAACGGATCGGAATCGCCTTCGCCACCGGCCATCTGCTCCATCTGGTCGGCGACGTGCTCCCCGCGTCGCTCTCGTCTCAAACGCTGTATCTCACGCCGGTCCTGTGGCCGATCGCTCCCAGCCGAGTTATCGTCGATCGGGGATCGTTCGCCGACGGCGTCCGAAGCCTCCTGACCGAGTACGTCGCACAACTACTCACCCTGGACCTCACGGCGGTGATCGCGTTGCAGATCGGATCCGTCATCGTCGGACTGGTACTGTGGTTCGCCGACGGATTGCCCGGGCTGATGCTCGTGCGCTCCACGGTCGGGCGGACGATGAAATACAGGCGGAGTGACTAAACGAAACCGTTGAATCGGTGTGTGGACTCATTCTCAAACGACGGGTGGGACGTCGGCGTCGAGTCACGGATGCACCAGACTGAGGAGCACCGAATATCGGGCACCTGGACCGATCGCGGGCTCGGTCCCGCCCGTCGCTGAAGTGTTCCGATGTTAGCGAAACCCAGGAGATCCGGGCTTGACCCATCGCCATCGAACTGAATCCACGAGGATTAGATATAAAAAAAAAATAACGATAGGGACGAATTAACAAATTGACCCATCTTCCAAGGGACGCATATGCCACCGATCATCTCGGTCATCATTCCCACCTACTATCGGAACGAGCTTCTTTCAAGAGCGATCGAGAGCGTCCTCAGACAGGACTATGACCCCGTCGAGCTGATCGTCGTCGACGACTCAGGAGAGGGGAACGCCGATCCCGTCTTACAAAGATATGACGGAGTGAAGCGAATCACTCGCGATCAACCCGGTCACTGGAATGCGGCACTAACTACTGGAATAGAGGCCTCGACGGGTGAATACATCCAATTCCTCGATGATGACGACGAGCTCCTTGAGGGGAAGCTTACGAAGACCGCTGAAATACTGCAAGAGAATCCGGACGTGGGTGTCTCATACTGCGGCGTCATCAGGGGCGACGAACGACACTACCCGAAGCCGAGTGTCCGCGGCGACTTTCTCGAGGAAGCCCTGGCTTTCCAAACGTTCCCACTGTGGACGGGATCGATGCTGATGAGGCGGGACGTGTTGATCGATTGCTTGCCGCTCGCGGGGATGGGCGAAGACGACGATCTGGATATCATACTGGGGGACACGGACCTGAAGATCGAACTGGCTCGGCGGACTAAAGCCGACTACGTGGACGAGTGTCTCGCCTTTTATCGTCAGGAGACGAATAGTCTATGGACCGGACCCAACCGATTCGAGATTGTGAAAAAGACAACCCAACACCAACGAGAACTTTACGATCGGTATCCAGAAATCCGACGGAATCTCCTCTCCTCTTGGCATCAAAAGCAAGCGGTCTACTGGCTCGAAAAGAGATTCTGGTCTCCGAAGGCCATTTCCCACTTCCTCAGGGGCGCCTACTACGCCAATGGGCTTACGAACCGGGCAAAATGCGGGGCTGGAGCTGCGGCGTCGATCCTGGGTCGTCCGGGCTGGAACGCCGCCGAAAAAGTTCGAAATTCACTCCATCACGGTTGACACTCCGGGCTGTGACGGTGATAGGACCGTATTAACAAACTCCGTTCGAGGATACTTAAACAACGATGCCCGAAGATCTAGGATTTCGAGAAAAGCTTAACGCGCTCTATCTGATTGCGTCGTTCAAGCCTCGTTTCACCACCGCTATCGTCGGGTTCGGTGTCCTGACCGCGCTGCTTGAGGGAGTCGGTGTGACGCTAATCGTCCCGCTGATCGAAGTCGCCCAGTCATCGGGAGCGGCGCCCGACGGCGGGATCGCCGGGGCCTTCGCCAGCATCTACGAGTTTCTCGGACTGCCGTTTACGGTCGGGTCAATCGTCCTCGGAGTCGGGCTTGTACTGACGGTTCGCTACGCCTTCACGTTCCTGACGGAGTGGGCACGCGTGCACCTACGGATGAATTACGTTTGTGACCTCCAGTCTCGTGGCTTCGACAACACCTTGGAAGCGCGTATCGCTTACTTCGACCGCGAGGGTTCCGACGACATCCTCAACGCGATCGTCACACAGGCACAGCACGCCGGTGAAGCGATCGAGGCGTTTGTCCGGATGTTCCAGCGGAGTATGCTCATCGTGATGTACCTCGGTATCGCGCTGTACCTCGCTCCGAGGCTCACGGTTGTGTCGGTGGGGCTCGTCGGCATCCTGACCTTCGGGCTCCGCAACACGATCGAATCGGGGTATACAATCGGAGACCGCGTCGCCGACGCCAACGAAAAAATCCAGCGTGCGGTCCAGGCCGGGACGCAGGGGATTCGTGAGGTGAAGACGCTGCGGTACGGCTCAAAACTCCGCAACGACTTCGGCGACGCGATGGGACAGTTCGTCGACGCCTCGATCCGGGTCAAACGGAACGAGGCCCTGATCGGCAACGCGTACAACCTCTCCATCGCACTGCTGATATTCGGGCTGATCTACGCGGCGTTCGTATTTACGAGTATGTCGTTCGGCGTGCTCGGGGCCTTCCTGTTCGTGATGTTCAAACTCGGACCCGTAGTGAGCGGTACGAACAAGCGGTTCTACCAGTTGGAGGGGATGTTGCCCCACCTCATCCGGACCGAGGAATTCATCGATACGCTGCAACGTCATCCGGAGATCGAAGGTGGCGAGGAGCCGGTTCCGGAGGACCCCTCCCCGGTTACCTTCGAGAACGTCTCCTTCTCGTACGACGGGACCGAAGAGGTGCTCTCGGACGTTTCGTTCCGGATGGACGAGGGTGAGTTCGTCGCCTTCGTCGGCGAGTCCGGGGCCGGTAAATCGACCATCGCGTCGCTTCTCGCGAGACTGTACACGCCGGATTCGGGACAGATCACGGCGGCGGGACGACCGGTGAACGAGTACGATATCGACGACTGGCGCTCGCGGGTCGCATACGTGCGACAGAATCCGTTCATCTTCAACACGACCCTCGAAGAGAACCTCCGTATCGCGAACCAAGATGCCAGCCCCCAGGAACTGGAGCGCGTCTGTGAGATCGCACAGGTCTCAGAGTTCGTCGACGACCTTCCGAACGGATACGGGACCGAACTCGGAGACGATGGTGTCCGTCTCTCCGGGGGACAACGCCAGCGGGTCGCCCTCGCCCGCGCCTTGCTGGAAGACGCGGACGTTTTGGTCCTCGACGAGGCTACGAGCGACCTAGACACGAACATCGAATCCCGAGTTCAGGCCGGCATCGAGTCGATGGACCGTGAATTTATGATTCTCGCCATCGCGCACCGTCTCTCGACCATTAGCGACGCCGACCGGATTTATACTGTCAAAGACGGAACGATCGTCGAGCGGGGCGAACACGAGTCGTTGCTCGAAGACGACGGCCAGTACGCGGAACTGTACTCCGCGCAGTGAGGTGGCGGTCGTTCCTTCTGGCCGCGAACTCCTGCCAGTGGGTATCTGTGCCGATCGCCGGATGCACGCGTCACGATAGCCGGGACATTCCGACGTCCGACGATTCAACGAGCTGTCCCACGGGGTGGGGTCGACCTCCGGAGTTGTACGAATCCTAACCTGTTTTTTGTCGTGATTACCTTTGTCTGGTGGTTGCGATATCGAGTCATACGGGTGAGACCGCAGTATGAGCAGACCGCCTAGAGGACTGACGAGATCGCTACCCGATTCGACCGGGGGACGACCGTGAAAGACCGCCTCCGTAGTCTCCTGGAATCAGCCATTCCGAGCGGATCGATAGTGGATCGCAGCATCCAGAGCGGGCTGTGGGCCGGCGGAATCAAGTTTTCCAGTCGATTCCTGCAGATTCTGATGTTGATAATCCTCGCGCGACTGCTCGTGCCCAGGCAGTTCGGACTCGTCGGTATCGCGTTGATCTCGTTGAGCGCGACGCGAAACTTCTCGAAGATCGGTCTGAAGTCGGCGCTCGTCCAGCGACGCGACGAGAACGTCGACAAGTATCTCGATACGGCCTGGTGTCTCGAGGCGCTCCGAGGTGCGGTGATCTTCGGGGTGCTATTCGCGTTGGCTCCCACCATCGCAGGCGTCTTCGACGAACCGTCTGCGACGCCGTTGATCCGAGTCATCGGGCTCGGTCCACTCCTGTTCGGCCTCCGGAACCCGGGCATCATCTACTTTCGGAAGGATCTCGAGTTCCACAAGGAGTTTGTCTACAAAGTCAGCGGCGGGTTCGTCCAGTTTTTCGTCGGCGTCGGCTACGCGCTCGTCTCGCCGACCGTCTGGGCGCTCGTGTTCGCGTACGTCTCGGCGGACGTGTTCCGCTTCGGACTCTCGTACTTCATCCACGACTACCGCCCCCGGCCTTCGTTCGACAGCTCGATCGCGAAGGAACTGATCGACTACGGGAAGTGGATCACGGCGTCTTCGGTCCTCTATTTCCTGTACCGGGAGGGCGACGACGCCTTCGTCGGGTGGTTCATTTCAGCCACCGCGCTCGGGTTCTACCAGTACGCGTACCGAATCGCCGACACGCCGTCGTCCGAGGTCTCCGAAGTGATCGCCAGTGTCAGTTTCCCGGCGTTCTCGAAACTCCAGGACAAACCGGCTGAACTCCGTCAGACGCTTCTCGCAACGACGCGCGTCACGGGTTTCGTCACGATTCCGATGTCGCTCGGCATCGCGATTGTCGCTCCGAGCTTCGTCCCGGTCGTCCTCGGATCGGAGTGGACGCGGATGATCCGACCGATGCAGTTGCTGGCGCTGTACGGATTGTTTCACTCGATCACGCGGAACTTCGGTTCTATCTTCAAGGCGCTTGACCGCCCCGATATACTGGCGAAGCTTGCTGCCCTCAGAGTCGCTTGTATCGCCGTGCTGATCTGGCCGGCGGCTGACCTGTTCGGCATTGAAGGCGTCGCGCTCGTCGTCGTCGGCGTGTACGCCTTCCCGATGCTCCCGCTCGACGTGTTCGTGGTATCAAGGCTCACGCAAACGGCGCCGATGGCGCTCGTCAAGGAGTGGTTCTATCCGGCCATCGCTGCTGGCATTATGCTCGGTATCCTCTGGCAGCTCCGCAGGATGTTAGAGGTGGGGCCACTGGTAGAACTCGTCGTCTTGATCCCGTCAGGTATCGTCGTCTACACCGTTAATTGCCTCCTCTTCGCGCGGTACTTGTCGTGGCGGATCGAAGACGATATTCGGTCCATCGGCCGCAGCCTTGGATGAACGGCCCACACCGGTTGCGACGCTTATCGTATTTTCTACCTTACCCCTGGAGTGCACGGTCGAATTCGTTCTGCACCGGAACGTCCCAGAACCCCCTCTGATACAGATAGAGGAGCAGCAATGTCCTCGGCCTTATTGTATAGAATGACATCGATTCGAACTCCTCTTTACTGATAATTCCATATCTAGGGTCCTGTTCGTACCAATCGATATCACGTTGATCGTAGTACGTCTTGCGTATGTAATCCATCAGTGAGTCAGGGAGACTGTGGATTAGTCGGGTCGCCGAACTCCAGGTCCTCTCTCGAAATGATTCTCCAGTACCACGGGGATCAAACTCCTCACTTTCACCGACTATGCGAACGTGTAGCTCGTCGACGTAGTTCTCAAGGATGCGTCGTTCAATCTTGTCCTGATACCTGGTTCGCTCGTAAAACGAACACAATCGGCGATCGAGTAACGGATACCACATATCGAAACCCAGATATTCGTACTCGCGCCGAGCGAGAATGTACTTCGGCAACCGTTCCCGCCAATACCACTGTTCGTATCCTCGAACAGCGTCCATCGTCGACTCGAAGTTTCCGTGTTCATACAGGGCTCCCGGGACTCTATCCAGAATTCGACCCTCGAACAGTCTTCGAAAGTCAGTGTCTCCCTGTGCGATCCAGTTGGCGTAGTGGCGGTTCCACATCAGATCTAGAAACTGGCCCCGGCTGATCCCATCCTGTTCCCTAATTTGGCCGGAAAGGGACTCACCAGCGCTCATCAGTTGGTGGCCCAGTACGTGAACGACGTCTTCGACTTCTACTCCAGCCTCCTCGAGTTTTCGACGGAGTACGAACTTGTATAAGTGTGGATATTCTGATAAAAATCCCACATCGTGGATAAGGCTACTCTGATCTGCCGTCTGTAGCTGCTGGAAGTCCGACTTTTCACTCGTAATCTCGATGTGCTCGAAATTTAGTTTTTCAGCGATTGATTCAGCGATTCGCATCTTCTCCCGGCTTCCTGAAGCAGTCAGTGTCGTGTATGTCACTGTGTCATCGTACCCCAGACGGCGGAGCATCAACGCCATGAGGCGCGAATCGTATCCGCTGGAGAGTCCTAATAGTATCGTACGTCCGTCGGCGTACCGGATCAACCGCTTAAACACTTCTACGAGTCTTTCCTCGAAGGTCTCTGCACTGGCTGGTTCGACGTTTCTACCGGGGTCATAGCAGTAGTACTGCTCTTTATTGATGGAAGATTCCGCATTGCCTTCCCGAAATATAACCAACTCCCCGGCCTGAATCTGCTTGACGTCGTTACTTAGCGTGTCGCTCCCGGTTACATAACACGTAAATATGTATTCGTCCGTGGCTGTCGGATCGTAGCCGTTTTGACCTCCTGACTTATGCACCCATTCCGACGAATCACTGACGTACACCTCGTCGGTGTTTGCGTAGTAAAGGGGCCAACTTCTGACGTGATCGACGGCGGCGTAGACCGTGTCGCCCTCACGGTGTATTACGGAGAAGAAGCCATTAGCTCGGGATAGTATTGACAGTAAACCGGCTTTTCCATCCGCGTCAGATATCCTAGCAGCAAATTCCTCCCGTGATACGTGTTCCCCGTCAATGAACGCGTTTCCGCTGACCAGCGTCTCCCCGGACTTCGACCAATGGTCATCGGATCGAATATGTATCTCCATACTGCCCGGACTTGCTCACAGAACATTGTTACCAGATTCCTAATCTGAACAGATAGTACATTCACTCAGTTCCACGTGAACCTGTTCCCTTCGTTCGGAGGTACTTCGCTCCGCACGCCTCAATGCGGGTTCGATAGGACCTTGACATACGGCCGTTTCACGGGTCTTCGTTACTTTTCCGGAGCGATCGTTGGCCGAGCGAGCGCTGTTCACTCTAAGTAGCCCAGGTCTTCGAGTTGGGACTCGATACCGCGTGAGAGGGTTTCCGGCTCCGCCTTGGCTCCGTCGCCCCGTTCGGCGAGTCTCGCCACTCGACTCTCCATCGCCTCTGCGAACTGGTTCCGCAGGTCCCCTTCGTTCTTGGAGAGCTGACTTCCGTCAGGACCGAACAGGTACTCCCTGCCGTCCTCGGCCCTGACGTATCGGTGCGTGCCGTCGGAGAGGACCCGCCACCGTGTGGTCGGTTCGCTGGTCCGCCCGGTGTGCGGCACGTAATCCTCGACGAAAGCGCCTTCGTCGCCACACAGCGCCGCCGTCGGCGACAGTTCGGGGTCCGAGGCGAGATCGAAGATCCCAGTCAGCTCCGCGGGGTGTGACACCCGTTTCGGGTCGTCTTGTCCGGGTCGTTTGACGACCAGTGGAACATCTGTGTTGACGCTCCGGGTCGAGTGCGGTGGCGTTCCGTTGCGGTCGTGCTCCCCGAGGTTCTTCCCGTGGTCGGCGACGATCACCACAAGCGAGTCGTCGTACCGCCCGGTCTCTTTCAGTACCGATAGCAACTGGCCGAGCTTTCGGTCCTGGTATCGGAGGCTCGCGTCGTAGAATTCCAGGACCCGTTCGCGTTGCTCCGGTGCTAGGTCGCTTCGACCGAGGACGTACGCGAGAAGTCTCGTGTTCAACAGCCGTGGCTCGATCGGCCCTGGAGGCGAGAGGTCCAGCGCCTCGAAGGCGTCTCTCGGCGGGAAGTACGGGCTGTGTGCCTCCATCAGGTTCAGGAACGTGAACGTCGGCGGGCCATCGCGGGCGGTCGCTCGCAGCCATCTGGTCGCCCGTTCGACCAGATTCGCCGTGAACATACGTCGCTTCAACAGGAAAACCGGCTGGCGAGCGGCCTGTGCGAGCAGCCCGTGTGCCGCCGAGTACAGTCGATCCCGCGTCGTCGAGATGTCGGTGTCGCCGTCGACGCCGATCTCGAGGTCCCACTCGACGTACTCGTCGAACCCCCTGTCGATTCCGGACAGCGAGCCGACCCACGGGTTGTTCGAGAACCCGGCGGTCCGATATCCGTCGGCCGAGAGTCGTTCGGTGAGCGTATCGATCGATTCGGGGAGACGCAACGACTGGTCGGAGAAGCCGTTCGTGACGCCGTGCTCGCTGGGAAATACCCCGGTAAACATCGAGCAGTGCGACGGTAAGGTCCAGGGAGCCGGCGTGTAGGCGTCTTCGAACAGGGTCGCCTCCTCGGCGAGTTGGTCGAGGTTCGGGGTCGTCGTTCGGTCGTGGCCGTACGCCGAGACACGGTCCCGGCGAACCGAGTCGAGAACGACGAACAGGATATCTGGATCAGCCATACGAGGGTGGAACAGCCGTATCGGCTTCGTTATGGACTAATTGACGCGATTACTCCCGGCTAGACCGCGTGAGAATTCGCGTTACGTGTTGCCAATCTTCGGCAGCGTCGGCGATGGAGAAGCGATTCCGAACGCCGCGGGCGTTCGCACCGAGCCGTGCCCGTCGCTCCGGATTCGCAAGTAGTTCTTCGATGGCCGTCGCGAAGCCCTCGATCGTCGCCGGGTCGACCACCCGGCCGTTCCAGTCGTCGACGAGGAGGTCTGAGACGTTTCCGACGGCGGGCGCTACCGGAACGGTTCCGCTCGCCATCGCCTCGATCAGTGTCAACGGCAGTGCATCGCGTTCCGACGTCAGTGCGAATACCGACGCGTCGGCATACCACGGGGCCGGGTCGTCGACCCAGCCCGGCGTGTCGATCACGTTTTCGAGCCCGTAGTGTGCGATCCGTTTCGTCACGTCGGCCGAGAGCGGACCGTCTCCGACGATGACCGCCCGTACCGAGGGATACCGTTCGGCGACCACCGCGATCACGTCGACGAACAGCACCGGACGCTTTTCGGCGGTTAGCCGACCAACCCACAGCAGGTCGTAGGGCCGCTCGGCGTCTTCCCCTCCAGGAAACCGATCGGCGTTGATCGGATTCGCCAGAATCGCTGTCCGGTCCCAGGGGACGCCGACGAAGCGGTGGAGCCGTCGTCTGTGTGTGGGTCCGGGAACCGTCACCGCATCGAACCGACGGATGAGCCACCGGACCGGGCGACCGTACCACGCCCGGGCGTGGACGTCGATGTCGTAGCCGATGATTCCGAGATGAGCCGGAATCCCATTCCATCGAGCGGCGAGGAGTCCGAGGCAACCGTGGGGGAACAGTGATACAGACACGACGGCGTCGTAGTCTCCTCTGATCGACTCGACTGCTGTGAGCAGGGATAACAGGAAGATGTCCAGTAGACGGACGCCCGTCGAGGGGGGTGAGAGCTGGTTGATCCCGGTTACGTTCGGATGGGGTTGGGTGCAGAGGAGCGTCGTCGTGCCGACGACGTC from Halobellus litoreus encodes:
- a CDS encoding nucleotide sugar dehydrogenase, yielding MSSVCVHGLGYVGLPTAAMLATHGHDVYGYDTDPVLTRELRDGDVSLDEPGLEAFVARAVESGRLRIVDDVAAAAYHVICVPTPFDEDRREANLDYVTAAGRTVGTVLREGDTVILESTVPPGTTERHLKPVIESESGLAAGRDFGLAHCPETVLPGDVIAELRENDRIVGGVDARSATAAVRLYESFVDGAIRSTEGPTTAEFVKLIQNTARDVEIALANEIARIAHDYGIDSREAIEMANAHPRVDILQPGPGVGGHCLPIDPWFLGADSDALDLVPTARAVNDGMIEFVVDLLEELLSDLDEKRVAVFGAAYKGNVDDTRMSPGLELVRELQHGQKPSAPATDGGTLDTPGVAIHDPHVRDPTLRLLDVEEAATDAHAIVIATDHDEFAELDPDRLRELMADPNVVDTRAILDLERWRNAGFEARRV
- the wecB gene encoding non-hydrolyzing UDP-N-acetylglucosamine 2-epimerase, producing the protein MTDVTFVLGTRPEIIKLAPVVQACHRLEVDYSIVHTGQHYSDSLDSVFFDQLELPEPDYDLGVGSSSHGEQTGEMLIGVERALAETAPEVVLVQGDTNSVLAGALAASKMDAELGHVEAGLRSFDRSMPEETNRVIADHVSDHLFAPTEQSKKYLLDEGLSERRITVTGNTVVDALFRNREIARRKSTVLADLRIENRDFFVMTAHRQENVDDEARFRDLLAGVERAAEAHDADVIYPVHPRARDRIETFGIEVPDPIRAVEPLEYLDFLRLASTAELILTDSGGVQEEACILGTPCVTMRDNTERPETIDVGANRLSSCDPGQIVASATEMLLRGDDWENPFGDGDAAERILQSLPLETKSREVAR
- a CDS encoding glycosyltransferase family 2 protein produces the protein MYDGQTIGVVVPAYNEAGQVGDVLETMPTYVDRIYAVDDASTDSTWEEVRESARRINSEAGPSAVGGDERDAAARVVTVQHERNRGAGAAVKTGYACALEDGIDVAAVMDGDGQMDPAHLDRILAPVTSGDVTYSKGNRLSSREDYASMSNWRLFGNVSLTLLTRIASGYWELSDPQNGFTAISNEGLRTIGFERLYDRYGFLNHVLFALNVNREPIADVSHPAVYADEQSGINYWTFIPRVSFLLGRNFVERLTRSYVLRMFHPLIACYVLGAVVTLAGVAGGLHALSSPAVDSFLGGMVSVAVGTLGGLLIVLGLWFDVSENEGLVRKVDYSRREVADETTEDLPHVSSGLEVYQDGGTTAASAEEGSQ
- a CDS encoding PadR family transcriptional regulator — its product is MSEPLFELTSFQRDLLYVIVGLSSPSGQEIKTELQEVIGEITHGRLYPNLDTLVNKGYVEKGQSDRRTNVYEITEKGTESLRSRREWEDQYVNL
- a CDS encoding metal-dependent hydrolase, whose amino-acid sequence is MWPWEHALFAYVCYSLYLRGRYRSRPADWPVVALAVGSAFPDLVDKPLAWQFGFFESGYAVAHSVFVAVPASLVLVAVARRYRRERIGIAFATGHLLHLVGDVLPASLSSQTLYLTPVLWPIAPSRVIVDRGSFADGVRSLLTEYVAQLLTLDLTAVIALQIGSVIVGLVLWFADGLPGLMLVRSTVGRTMKYRRSD
- a CDS encoding glycosyltransferase family 2 protein, which produces MPPIISVIIPTYYRNELLSRAIESVLRQDYDPVELIVVDDSGEGNADPVLQRYDGVKRITRDQPGHWNAALTTGIEASTGEYIQFLDDDDELLEGKLTKTAEILQENPDVGVSYCGVIRGDERHYPKPSVRGDFLEEALAFQTFPLWTGSMLMRRDVLIDCLPLAGMGEDDDLDIILGDTDLKIELARRTKADYVDECLAFYRQETNSLWTGPNRFEIVKKTTQHQRELYDRYPEIRRNLLSSWHQKQAVYWLEKRFWSPKAISHFLRGAYYANGLTNRAKCGAGAAASILGRPGWNAAEKVRNSLHHG